A window of the Cetobacterium sp. ZOR0034 genome harbors these coding sequences:
- a CDS encoding ABC transporter permease, with amino-acid sequence MDKVQKFIQKNIVPLFILIFLILIVPVSKLTPHYLVQEMILRLDRNLFLVLSLLIPIIAGMGLNFGIVLGAMAGQIALIFITEWRVVGYQGVFLAMILSTPIAVLLGYFSGNILNKAKGKEMITSMILGLFMNGVYQLLVLYGMGSVIKISNPKLILSRGSGIRNAIDLQGVRRGLDALLEVNIFGQKIPVATFLIVILLCLFIVWFRKTKLGQDMRAVGQNMDIARAAGINVERTRVLAIVISTVLAGFGQIIYLQNIGTMNTYNSHEQIGMFSIAALLIGGASAVKASIPNAITGIILFHLLFIISPVAGKELMGSAQIGEYFRVFISYGIIALVLVMHEWRREKERKGGEV; translated from the coding sequence ATGGATAAAGTACAAAAGTTTATACAAAAAAATATAGTACCACTATTTATTTTAATTTTTTTAATTTTAATAGTTCCAGTATCAAAGCTAACTCCTCACTATCTTGTTCAAGAGATGATATTGAGATTAGATAGAAATCTATTTTTAGTTTTATCGCTGTTAATTCCAATAATAGCAGGAATGGGATTAAATTTTGGAATTGTACTTGGTGCAATGGCAGGACAGATAGCTTTAATTTTCATAACAGAATGGAGAGTTGTGGGTTATCAAGGAGTATTTTTAGCTATGATTTTATCAACTCCAATAGCGGTATTATTAGGATATTTTAGTGGAAATATTTTGAATAAAGCTAAAGGAAAAGAGATGATAACTTCAATGATATTAGGTTTATTTATGAATGGAGTATATCAATTATTAGTTTTATATGGCATGGGAAGTGTCATAAAGATTTCAAATCCAAAGTTGATATTATCAAGAGGAAGTGGAATAAGAAATGCAATTGATTTACAAGGTGTTAGAAGAGGTTTAGATGCACTTTTAGAAGTAAATATATTCGGACAAAAAATCCCTGTTGCAACATTTCTAATTGTTATTTTATTATGTTTGTTCATAGTTTGGTTTAGAAAAACGAAGTTAGGGCAAGATATGAGAGCAGTTGGACAAAATATGGATATAGCTAGAGCTGCTGGAATAAATGTTGAAAGAACAAGAGTTTTAGCCATTGTTATATCTACAGTTTTAGCTGGTTTTGGACAGATAATTTACTTACAAAATATAGGTACGATGAATACTTATAATAGCCATGAACAGATAGGGATGTTTTCAATAGCAGCTCTTTTAATAGGTGGAGCATCTGCAGTAAAAGCAAGTATTCCAAATGCAATAACGGGAATAATTTTATTTCATTTACTCTTTATAATATCTCCGGTAGCAGGAAAGGAACTTATGGGATCAGCCCAGATAGGAGAATACTTTAGAGTGTTTATATCTTACGGAATAATCGCTTTGGTTTTAGTTATGCATGAGTGGAGAAGAGAGAAGGAAAGAAAAGGAGGAGAGGTATGA
- a CDS encoding sugar ABC transporter ATP-binding protein, with translation MENELLRVTNVSKSFGENAVLKDINFTIKEGEIVGLVGENGAGKSTLMKIIFGMSVITETGGYNGDMFFQGKKVQFKSSFDALNAGIGMVHQEFSLIPGFKASENIVLNRESLEKSYLKEVFGDRISKINIEKDKARAKVAISHLGIDLDVETKIEDMPVAHMQFTEIAREIERENTKLLVLDEPTAVLTEKEAEILLKTMKRLASEGIAIIFITHRLDEIMEVSDRVIVLRDGIMMSEVETSKTDVDEITKLMIGRDIGKKEKKEAKVDIESEIVLDIKNLWVNMPGEKVKNLNLKVKKGEILGLGGMAGQGKVGVANGVMGLYEARGEVRYKGEVLNLKNPKSILEKGLYFVSEDRKEVGLILDEEIDLNIAYPSIYIKEEFLKRRYFGLFKSIDSEKIEENAKKYIDKLEIKCVGSHQKVGELSGGNQQKVCLAKAFTINPELLFISEPTRGIDIGAKKIVLETLKEYNRASGMTIILTSSELEELRSVCDRVAIVTEGEIAGILSSDEDILQFGKLMTGVKGGKNDKKN, from the coding sequence GTGGAAAACGAGTTACTAAGAGTCACAAATGTTTCTAAAAGTTTTGGAGAAAATGCCGTTTTAAAGGATATAAATTTTACAATAAAAGAGGGTGAAATTGTAGGATTAGTAGGTGAAAATGGGGCGGGTAAATCGACATTGATGAAGATAATTTTTGGAATGTCCGTTATTACAGAAACTGGTGGATACAATGGAGATATGTTTTTCCAAGGTAAGAAAGTTCAGTTCAAAAGTTCTTTTGATGCTTTAAATGCGGGAATAGGAATGGTTCATCAAGAATTCTCTTTAATTCCAGGATTTAAGGCTTCAGAAAATATTGTTTTAAATAGAGAAAGTTTAGAAAAATCATATTTAAAAGAAGTTTTTGGAGATAGAATAAGCAAAATAAATATTGAAAAGGATAAAGCGCGAGCTAAAGTAGCAATTTCACATTTAGGAATAGATTTGGATGTTGAAACTAAAATTGAAGATATGCCAGTGGCACACATGCAGTTTACTGAGATAGCAAGGGAGATAGAAAGAGAGAATACGAAATTATTGGTTTTAGATGAACCAACAGCAGTTCTAACAGAAAAAGAAGCGGAGATTTTGTTAAAAACTATGAAGAGGCTTGCAAGTGAAGGAATTGCAATAATATTTATAACTCATAGATTGGATGAGATAATGGAGGTTTCAGATAGAGTAATAGTATTAAGAGATGGAATAATGATGAGTGAAGTAGAAACATCAAAAACGGACGTAGATGAAATTACTAAACTTATGATTGGAAGAGATATTGGAAAAAAAGAGAAAAAAGAAGCAAAAGTTGATATAGAATCGGAGATAGTTTTAGATATAAAAAATTTGTGGGTTAATATGCCTGGAGAAAAAGTTAAAAATTTAAATTTAAAAGTAAAAAAAGGAGAGATATTAGGTCTTGGTGGTATGGCAGGGCAAGGGAAAGTCGGAGTTGCGAATGGTGTAATGGGACTGTATGAGGCTCGAGGTGAGGTTAGATATAAAGGAGAGGTATTGAATTTAAAAAATCCAAAATCGATTTTAGAGAAGGGATTATATTTTGTTTCAGAAGATAGGAAAGAGGTTGGTTTGATATTAGATGAAGAGATAGATTTGAATATAGCTTATCCATCAATTTATATAAAAGAGGAGTTTCTAAAAAGAAGATATTTTGGTTTGTTCAAAAGTATCGATAGTGAAAAGATAGAGGAGAATGCAAAAAAATATATAGATAAATTAGAAATTAAATGTGTAGGTAGCCATCAAAAAGTTGGAGAATTAAGTGGTGGTAATCAACAAAAAGTTTGTTTAGCTAAAGCGTTTACAATAAATCCAGAACTTTTGTTTATTTCAGAACCGACACGAGGAATAGATATAGGTGCTAAAAAAATAGTTTTAGAAACGCTTAAAGAGTATAACAGAGCAAGTGGGATGACCATAATTTTAACATCATCAGAGTTGGAGGAACTAAGAAGTGTTTGCGATAGAGTGGCTATTGTGACAGAGGGTGAGATTGCGGGGATATTATCTTCAGATGAGGATATATTACAATTTGGAAAACTTATGACAGGAGTGAAAGGAGGGAAAAATGATAAAAAAAATTAG
- a CDS encoding ABC transporter: protein MIKKISSIGLPRIIIALFLLSLYILAPFVGVNLKSAFQDTLIRVGMNIILVLSLIPMIQGGTGLNFGMPLGIEAGLLGAVISIELGLTGIFGFLGAILISVPISVIFGYGYGKILNRVKGGEMMIATYVGFSSVAFMCIMWLILPFKKPDMIWAYGGEGLRTTISVEGYWSKILGKILPYFPNSSYIGEILFFLLLALLVKEFFKTKKGLAMKAVGSNERFAKSIGVDIDKTRINSVIMSTVIAAIGIIVYQQSFGFIQLYLAPFYMAFPAIAAILIGGASIKKATIFNVMIGTILFQGVITMTPVVISGVIKTDMSETIRVIISNGMIIYALTRKGGSN from the coding sequence ATGATAAAAAAAATTAGTAGTATAGGACTACCAAGGATAATTATAGCGTTATTTTTATTATCATTATATATTTTAGCTCCATTCGTAGGTGTAAATTTAAAATCTGCATTTCAAGATACATTGATAAGAGTTGGTATGAATATAATTTTAGTTTTATCGTTGATTCCGATGATTCAAGGTGGAACAGGATTGAATTTTGGAATGCCATTAGGAATAGAGGCTGGATTACTAGGAGCAGTTATAAGTATTGAGTTAGGTTTAACTGGAATTTTTGGATTCTTAGGAGCTATATTGATATCAGTTCCAATATCAGTTATCTTTGGATATGGTTATGGGAAAATATTAAATAGGGTAAAAGGCGGAGAGATGATGATAGCGACTTATGTCGGATTTTCATCAGTTGCATTTATGTGTATTATGTGGTTGATACTTCCATTTAAAAAACCCGATATGATATGGGCTTATGGTGGAGAGGGACTAAGAACAACTATAAGTGTAGAGGGATATTGGAGCAAAATTTTGGGAAAGATATTGCCATATTTTCCTAATTCTAGCTATATAGGTGAGATTTTATTTTTTTTACTCTTAGCATTATTAGTTAAAGAGTTTTTTAAAACTAAAAAAGGATTAGCAATGAAAGCTGTGGGTTCAAATGAGAGATTCGCAAAATCTATAGGAGTTGATATTGACAAAACAAGAATAAACTCAGTAATTATGTCAACAGTTATAGCAGCAATAGGAATAATAGTTTATCAACAAAGTTTTGGATTTATCCAGCTTTATTTAGCACCATTTTATATGGCCTTTCCAGCTATTGCAGCTATTTTGATAGGAGGAGCATCAATAAAAAAAGCTACAATTTTTAATGTAATGATTGGAACGATTTTATTCCAAGGTGTAATAACAATGACTCCTGTAGTGATAAGTGGAGTTATAAAAACAGATATGTCTGAAACAATTAGAGTTATAATCTCAAATGGAATGATCATATATGCATTGACAAGAAAAGGGGGGAGTAATTAA